The genomic stretch CGCCGCTGATATCAACGTCGACAGGTCCGCGTTTCGCATAAAGGCCAGCCGTTTGCCAGATCGCATGTTCAAAGCCGTGATTGCGACCGCGGTCATTGTCTGTCATCGCCCGCCAGAAGGTGAGGCGGGGCGGGCGGCGCATGAACTCGATGCCGCCGGCCTTCAGCGACGTCATGCCGCCGAACGCTTCTGAAAACAGCGCGAAATATCTCGGTGCCTCGATGCCGAGATGAAGATCGCCGCGCGTCAGCTTCAGCGGTACGGGGGCAGCGACCTTCGGTTCGCCCTCGATGGTGAAGATATGTTCGCCGAAAGCCGTTTCGTGACCGGCCTCCGCCCATGCCGTCTTCTGCTTCAGGCAAAGCGAAGCCTGCACGGCATATTCGCCGGAAGACAGGTCGCCGGGCAGGTCGAGCGGCAGCGTCGCCGTTTCGCCGGCTGCAATCTCCGGCTCCAGGGTTGCCGAGAAAACCGCGACGCCTTCCTTCAGCAGCCGGACGTTGAGCAGACATGCAGAGGAGGAAACGAACAGGTTCCTGTTGCGGATGGTAACCGCATTGCGCGCCGGCGTGATATCGAAAGGCTGGTAGAGCGCCCGCACCTCCTGCACCTTCGGCGTCTCCTCGCGCCATGCCGTGACGATGCCGTCCGCGCAAAAAGTATAGTCTGACGGGCGGTCGTCGAAATCGCCGCCAAGGCCGAGCCGGCGATCGCTCACGCCGTCGCCGAGCGCCAGCGCCTGGTCGATATAGTCCCAGATAAAGCCGCCCTGATAATGCGGGTACTTGTCGATGAGGTCGGTATAAAGATGCATGCCGCCGCAGGAATTGCCCATGGCATGGGTGTATTCGCAGAGAATGAACGGCTTCTGCGGGTTATTCTTCAGCCAGGCTTCGACATCCTGCGGCTTCGCATACATCCGGCTTTCCATGTCCGACGTGCCGTCGAAGCGCCGGTCGTGAAAAATGCCTTCATAGTGCACGAGTCGCGACGGGTCGCGTTCACGGAACCAGTTCGACATGTCGAAAATGACGCTGCCGCCGAAGCTTTCATTGCCGCAGGACCAGATCAGGATCGAGGCATGGTTCTTGTCGCGCTCCAGCATGGAACGGGCGCGGTCGAGAACGGCGGCGCGCCACTCGGCCCGGTCGCCAGGCACGACCCAGCTCGGCTCCACCGCGCCATCCTTCTGCCAGGAGCCGTGGCTCTCGAGATTGGCTTCGTCGATGACATAGAGCCCGTATTCGTCGCAAAGCCTGTAGAAGGCCGACTGGTTCGGGTAGTGGCTGGTGCGCACGGCATTGATATTGTTGCGTTTGAAGAAGCGCACGTCGAACAGCATGTCCTCATAGGTCACGGCCCGGCCCCGAACCGGATTGAACTCATGCCGGTTGACGCCGTTGAAGACGATGCGTTCGCCGTTCAGATGCATGACGCGGTCGATGACCTCGAAACGGCGGAAGCCGACGCGCTCGGGAATGAATTCGACCGTCTGCCCGGCCGCGTCAATCAGCGTGATGGCGAGATCGTAGAGGTTCGGCGCTTCCGCGCTCCAGAGCTTCGGCTCGGCAATGTCGAAAGCGAGGTCCATCTCCTCCGCCGCTTCGAAACGCTTCTTGCCGACGACCGTTTCGCCGGTCTCGTCCGAAAGCGCGACTTCGACCGTCCCGCCCTTCCGCGCCGGCGCGAGCCGCATACGCAACCTGAGTTTCGCCGAGGCATAATCGTCGGCAAGATCGGTGGTCACGAACAGGTCTTCCAGGTGGAGAGCGGGCTGCTGCTCCAGCCAGACATCGCGGAAAATACCGGTCAGGCGCCAGAAGTCCTGGTCCTCGATCCAGCTTGCCGAAGAGCGCTGGAACACCTCAACCGCCAGCCGGTTCCCGCCCTCCTCCAGAAGGTCGGTGATGTCGAAGCGCGCCGGCGTGAAACTGTCTTCGCTGTAGCCGACGAAGACGCCGTTTAGCCAGACGAAGAAGGCGGTCTCGACGCCGTCGAAGGTGAGCACCACGCGACCGGTTCCCGCGCGTTTTTCGAAGATGAAATCCCGCAGATAGGAGCCGACCAGATTGGCCTCGGGCACTGCCGGCGGACGCAGCGCCTCGATCCCGTCCCAGGGATATTGCGTGTTGACGTACTGGTTCTCCCCGAAGTCCTGAAGCTGCATATAGCCCGGCACTTCGATCGAATCCCAGCCGGAAAAATCGAAATCGCGTTTCTCAAAACCTTGCGGCCGCTTCGCGCTATTCGCGGCCAGCTTGAAAGCCCAGCGGCCGGAAAGGCTTTGACGCAAAGGGTTCTCCGCGCCTTCACGCGCCGTTTCGGCCGAGGGCCAGGCGATGTGATCGGAAACGGGATCAAGACGGTTGACCGCGAAGGTCTCGGGATCAAAAAGCCAGTCGATATTCGGCTTCAGGGGCATTTTCTGTCTTTCCTGGTCTTCGCATGTCGCCGCCGGCGGCAGGGGCCGCCGGATCTCAGATCCCGGTTTTCCGACCGATCAATCGTTCAGATAATGGACTTCGGAAAGCGCGCGCAGCCGGTCGGCCGCCTGCTCCGGCGTCAGATCACGTTGCGGCGAGCCGAGCAGTTCGAAACCGACCATGAATTTCTTCACCGTGGCCGAGCGCAAGAGCGGCGGCAGGAAATGGGCGTGCATGACCCACTCGTCATGATCGTCGCCGTCGGTCGGCCGCTGGTGGAAGCCCATGGAATAGGGAAACGACGTCTTGAAAAGATTGTCATAGCGCACGGTGACCTTCGACAGCGCCTCGGCGAGTTCCTCGCGTTCCTTCTCCGTCATCTCCTCCATCGAGCGGATATGACGCTTCGGCAGCACCATGGTCTCGAACGGCCAGACCGCCCAATAGGGCACCAGCACCACGAAGCCCTCGTTTTCGAACAGGATACGTTCGCCGAGCGCCAGTTCCTGCTCGAGATAGGCTATCAGAAGCGGCTTTCCGTGCTTCTCGTAATAGGCGCGCTGGTTTTCCGTTTCCTTTGCCGCCTCATTCGGCAGGCTGCGGCTGGCCCAGATCTGGCCGTGCGGATGGGGATTGGAGCAGCCCATCATCGCGCCGCGGTTTTCGAAGATCTGGACGTGATTGATGTCGGGGTGGACGCCAAGCTCCTCATATTGCGCGACCCAGGTATCGACCACCTTGGCAATATCGGCAACCGCCATGCGGGCAAGCGTCAGGTCGTGGCGGGGCGAAAAGCAAATGACGCGGCATATGCCGCTCTCGCCCTCTGCCAGAAGAAGCCCGTCTTCGAAACGCTCCTTCGGCGCGTGCTCCGTCAGCGCCGCGAAATCATTGTCGAAGACATATGTGCCCGTGTAATAGGGGTTCTTCTCTCCGTTGACGCGGGTATTGCCGGGGCAGAGATAGCAATCCGGATCATGGGCCGGCATCTCCTGCGTCGCCGCGTCCTCGACCTGGCCCTGCCAGGGGCGCTTGGCGCGATGCGGCGAGACCAGCACCCAATCGCCCGAAAGCGGATTGTAGCGGCGATGCGGGTGATCGGAAAACGCGTTCATCGGTTCAACTCCTCTCATTCATCCGGCCTTCCTTCATCAAAAAAGGGGACCGGCGCCATCCTGCGGGGCGCAGGCAAAGATGTCGGAGGTGTGGCCGCTGGCCTCGAAATAGGCCGCACGCACCTTCTCGACAAAATCATCGACTGCCCCGGCTGCAACCAGGCTGACCACACAGCCGCCGAAACCGCCTCCGGTCATCCGCGCGCCGAAAACGCCCGGCTGCGACTGGGCAATCTCAACCAGCTTATCGACCTCGGCGCAGGAAATCTCGTAATCATCGCGCATCGAAACGTGGGAGGCGTTCATCAATCGCCCGAAAGCGTCCAGGTCGCCGCGTTCCAGCACCTCGGCGGCGGCGAGCACGCGCCCGTTCTCTGTCACGATATGACGGCAGCGTCGGTAGGTCGCCTCCGGCAGAAGATCGCGATGCTCCTCGAGCGCGTCGAAACTGACATCGCGCAGGGCTTGAATGTCGCCCAGCACGGGTTGAAGCAGGCGCACGCCTTCCTCGCAGGACTGGCGGCGCTTGTTGTATTCGCCGTCGGCAAGCGCGTGATGGACCATGGAATTGGCAACCACGATCCGCGCCTTCGGATCGATCGGCACCGGTTTGCGCTCCAGCGAACGACAGTCGATCATCAGCGCATGGTCATGCACGCCGTTGCAGGAGATGAACTGGTCCATGATGCCGCAGCGCATGCCGACATACTCGTTTTCCGCCTTCTGGCAGATTTTCGCGAGTTCGACGGTATCGACCGCGTAGCCGGAAAGCGATAGAAGCGCATAGCCGGTGACCACTTCGAGGGCAGCCGACGAGGAGAGGCCGGAACCGACGGGCACGCTCGATGACACCAGAATATCCGCGCCCTTGAGCGTCGTGCCGGCCTTTTCGATCATCACGGCGACGCCGAAGGCGTAATCCGTCCAGTCGCCGCGCGGCGCGTTCGCCTCTGCGTCGAGATCGATTTCGGCGCTCCTGCCGTTGTTGAGGGAGTGGATCGTGATGATCCGGTCTTGGCGCGCGGCGGCCGCCGCCTCTGCCTGGAATTCGAGCGCCGCCGGCATGACGAAACCGTCATTGTAATCGGTATGCTCGCCGATCAGGTTGACGCGTCCCGGCGCGCGAAAAAATCGAGGGCTCCCGCCGAAACGCTCGGCGAAGGTCTCGCGCAGAAAAACGGTGTCGGACATCTTCCCTCCCTGAAAATAAGACGGGCGCATGTGATGATGAATGAGGTTTGGCGTCAACCAGACTTGTCAAGAAGACCGGCTTTTTATGGGCAGACCTGCCAAAAAATGCGGGGATAGCAGAAAAGCGCGCCCCGGCGGAGCAGCCGGGGCGCATCTTGTCTTCAGGACTTACTTGCCGAGTTCCTGCTGAACGCCTTCGTCCATGTTCGTCAGGCCATCCTCAACCGAGATGTTGTCGGTCATGATGTTGTCATGGGCACGGTTCAAGACAACCTCGATATCGGCCGCCTTCAGGTTGACCGGCATTTCGAGATAGCTCTGGACGGTCTTGAGCGCCCCCTTGCTGGTCTCGTCCGTCGGGAAACCGTCCTTCGACGTGATTGTCGCGAGAACCTCGTCCGTCATCAGCGCCGGGAAGGTGCCGGTTTCGGCGATCACCTTGGCGCCCTCGGGACCGGCAATGAAGTTTGCGAACTTCATGGCGGCGTCCTTGTTCTCGGAATTGGCCGCGACGCCGATCGAGGTGACGGTGGCAGCCGTGGTGCCGGCCTCGACGCCTTCCATATGCGGATAGCGGGCGATGCCCCAGTTGGTGGCCAGCGATTCGCCCGACTGAACCTTCTGGATCTGCGTGCCGATGAACCAGCTTCCCATGGGCAGCATGGCAACCGCGCCGTTGTAGAACGGGCCGGAATAGTGCGTGCCGGAGGTCTTCAGCTGGGCATAGGACGGCACGGCGCCGTCTTCCTGAAGGCTGAGAACGCGTTCATAGCAGGACTGCAGGAATTCGTAGGAACCGCCATCGAGCGTATGTTCACCGTCCATGATGCAGGGCAGCTGCACGGTCGAGCGCCATGTGTGGAACAGGCCGCCATAGGTCTTGTTGGCGCCGAAACCCGAGGTCAGCGCGCGCGCCTTTTCGGCGAATTCGTCCCAGGTCATGTCGTTGGTCGGATACTCGACGCCGGCCTCATCGAAGAGGTCCTTGTTGTAGTAAAGGATCCAGACATCGGAACGGAACGGCAGGGCATAGACATTGCCGTCAACCGTCAACGCCTCGATCAGGCCGCCATAGGCTTTTGTGTCGATGCCGTTTTCGGCGATATCGTCGTTGAGCGGGGCGAGAAGATTGGCCTTCACCAGATTGGCGTATCCCGGAATGTCCTTCACCTGGACGACATCGAGGTCCGAGCCGCCACCGGAAAGCTGTGTCATCAGCATGGTGGAGAAATCGGCCGAGCCAAGGTCGGTGTGTTCGACGGTGATGTCGGGATACTTGGCCTCGAAGGCGTCGATGATCGGCTGGTAATAGGCCGTCGCGTCCCAGTCCCAGAGCGCCCAGTTGATGGTCGTCTTCTCCTGTGCCTGGGCGGCAAGCGGCATCAGGCCAACCGTTGCCAGAAGGGTCAGTTTGAGCAGGTTTTTCATGATTACTCCTCCGTTTAGGCGCGCTTTTGCGCCGTTGCCATGGTTTTCGCGTCCTCGTCACCGTGATTGATGCGGGAGAACGCGAAACCGGTTGCCTTGTGCGCCGAAAATGCCAATGCGAGCGCGCCAAGGGAAAAGTTGAAAACCACCGGGGTGAACACGGTGACAGGATAAAAGGCGATGTGGACGAGCCAGAGCGCCGCCATGAAGGCGAGGCCGGCGAGAACCGGCAATGGCCGCGCGATCGCCGCGAGCAGCGCCACCTGAAGCAATCGACCGCCGGCAAGTTCAAATCGCGTCATGGCCGAAAACAGGCAGACCGCCACGATCGCGACAAAGGCGATGACGCAGACGCCGATGGCCGTCGGCAGCACGTAGGCGAGCGCGTGCCGGGCGAGCTGGCCGTAGATATAGACCGCGTAGCCGGCAAGACCGAGGATCAGCGCGATGCCAAGCCCCCATGCCGTCGCCTGCAGGAAGTGGCGGACGAAGGCGCGGCGGAAATCCCGCCAGAGCCAGACGTTTTCGTCCTCGATCATCACATTGGCGATGTTCATGCCGGCTGCAAGCGCGGCAGGCGCCGTCACCACCGGAATGGAGCAGACCAGCATCAGGATATTGAGCCTGAACAGGTCCCAGGCCTCGCGAACGAGAATGAAGGCGAAGAGGGCAAGCCCCTTCTTCTTCGGCGCATTCTTGGGAATGCCCGGTCCTTCCCGCATCATCCAGTTGGTCAGCCAGTTCATGTCAAGACGCCTCCCGCGCCCCTCAAACCCGAATTGCTAGTAGAGAATGGATTGCTCCGTTTCCTTGTCGAAGAGATGCGGATTGACGAGATCGGCGATCAGATCGATCGCTTCGCCGTCCTTCGCCGCGCAGCGCGGTGAAACCCGCGCGATCATGTCGTGGCCATGGGCCGTCATGTTGAGATGGATCTCCGCGCCCATCGGCTCGGCCAGATCGACCAGCGCCGTGAACGGGCAGGTGAATTCCGGGGCGATGTCATGGGGCTGGCTTTCGTGGAAGTTTTCCGGCCTGAGACCGAGAATGATTTCCTTGCCCTCATAGGGCGCAAGCCGGTCGGCCTTGTCGCCGACGATCAGCGGAAATACCGTCTCGTGGAAGCGTCCGACCCAGTTTTGGCCATCGCGCTCGACGGCGACCGGCAGCATGTTCATCTGCGGCGCGCCGATGAAGCCGGCAACGAACATGTTGACCGGATTGTCATAAAGCATCTGCGGCGTGTCGACCTGCTGGATATAGCCGTCCTTCATGACGACGATGCGATCGGCCATGGTCATGGCCTCGACCTGATCGTGAGTGACATAGATGAAGGTGCTGTCAAGCTGCCGGTGCAGCTTGGTGATCGCCGTGCGCATGGAGCCGCGGAGCTTGGCGTCGAGGTTCGACAACGGTTCGTCGAGCAGGAAGACCTCCGGATTGCGCACCATGGCGCGGCCAAGGGCCACGCGCTGGCGCTGACCGCCGGAAAGCGCCTTCGGCTTGCGGTTCAACAGGTGTTCGATATCGAGGATCTTCGCCGTCTCGCGGACCTTCTGGTCGATCTCGGCTTCGGGCGCCTTTCGGAGCTGAAGGCCGAATGCCATGTTCTTGTAGACCGTCATATGCGGATAAAGCGCATAGTTCTGGAACACCATGGCGATATCGCGTTCCTTCGACGGCACGTCGTTGACGAGCTCGTCGCCGATATAGAGTTCGCCCGCCGAAACCTCTTCCAACCCGGCAATCATCCTGAGCGTGGTCGATTTGCCGCAGCCGGACGGCCCCACCAGGATGATGAATTCCTTGTCGGCGATCTCCAGATCGATGTCATGGACGACCGTCAGCGCGCCGTATGTTTTTCTCAGTTTTCTAAGCGAGATACCGGACATGATCGTATCCTCTCAAAGCCGCCGCGGGCGTTACCAGTAGGAGGACCAGTTGCGCGAAAGCCGCGTCAACGCCTCGAGATAATAGTAGTCGCCCCAGGACACGCACTCGTCGACGCCTTCCGGCGTGCAGGTGTTGTAGGGCGTCTTCTTCGAATAGGTTCCGTGAAGCACGAGGCCGTTGGAGACAGCAGGATCCTTCACCGCGTAGTTGTCGGCCAGGCTCTTGACGAAACGCCGGGCGATATCACGATAGGCGGCGGCCTCCGCGCCACCGAGGATATCGGCCATCTCAAGCAGGCCGCAGGCGACGATCGAAGCGGACGAACTGTCGCGCGGTTCGTCATCGCCGTCGGAAAAGATCATATCCCAATACGGCACCATGTCGGCCGGCAGGCGCGTCATGAAGAAATCGAGCGCCTTCCTGAACATCGCCGCATATTCCGGCTTCGGGTCGTAGCGGTAGGACAGCGCCAGCCCGTAGACCGACCATGCCTGGCCGCGCGCCCAGTCGCTGTCGTCGCGATAGCCCTGAACCGTAACGCCCTTCACAGGGCCGCCCGTCTCGGGGTCCATGAAAAAGGTGTGATAGGTCGAGCCATCCTCGCGGAAGGAATTGGCAAGCGTGGTCGCGGCATGAATGCGGGCAATGTCGCGGTATTTCCCGTCGTCCGTCTCGCGGCTAGCCCAATAGAGCAGCGGCAGGTTCAACAGGCAGTCGATGATGTAGCGATAATTCTCCCGCGCGCCCATTGCGCCCCAGGCCTGAATGAAACCGCCGACTTCGTGAAAACGCGCGATCAACTGATCGGCGGCAAGGATCGCGGCCTTGCGCCCGTCTTCATCGCCGACAAGTTTCCATGCGGCAACGCAGGTCGGCGAATAAAGGAAGCCCATATCATGATGGTCGACCTCGATTTTGTTCTCGATCCGGTGCAAAAAGCTCTGCACCTGGATTTGCGCGGCATGCTGAAACACCCTGTCGCCGGTCAGTTCATAGGCGAGCCAGATCTCGCCCGGCCAGAAGCCGCAGGTCCACTGGTCGTTGTCGATTGCCGGATAGAAATTGGCGACGCTCGAATGGTTCTGCTGGCGATAGGTGAATTCCGGCAGGTTGCGGCGCACCTGGGCGACGGCCGCGGCGATCGCGTCGGCGATCTCGGTGTCGGAAATCGGCTGAACGGCGAAGTCTTTCTGATATATGGTCATGGTCTACCCCTTGATCCCGGCATTGGCGACGCCTTCGACGAAGAAGCGCTGCAGCGCCAGGAAGACGGCGAGGACGGGGATGATGGCAACGACGGATGCGGCCATGATCAGCCCATATTCGGCCGAATATTGCGAGATGAACATTCTGAGGCCGATCTGGATCGTCTTCAGATCCGTCTTGGTCAGGTAGATCATCGGGCCGAGGAAGTCGTTCCAGGCGAAGACGAAGGTGAAGATCGTCAGCGTCGACAACGCCGGCTTCGACAAGG from Martelella sp. AD-3 encodes the following:
- a CDS encoding DUF624 domain-containing protein, whose translation is MNWLTNWMMREGPGIPKNAPKKKGLALFAFILVREAWDLFRLNILMLVCSIPVVTAPAALAAGMNIANVMIEDENVWLWRDFRRAFVRHFLQATAWGLGIALILGLAGYAVYIYGQLARHALAYVLPTAIGVCVIAFVAIVAVCLFSAMTRFELAGGRLLQVALLAAIARPLPVLAGLAFMAALWLVHIAFYPVTVFTPVVFNFSLGALALAFSAHKATGFAFSRINHGDEDAKTMATAQKRA
- a CDS encoding ABC transporter ATP-binding protein; amino-acid sequence: MSGISLRKLRKTYGALTVVHDIDLEIADKEFIILVGPSGCGKSTTLRMIAGLEEVSAGELYIGDELVNDVPSKERDIAMVFQNYALYPHMTVYKNMAFGLQLRKAPEAEIDQKVRETAKILDIEHLLNRKPKALSGGQRQRVALGRAMVRNPEVFLLDEPLSNLDAKLRGSMRTAITKLHRQLDSTFIYVTHDQVEAMTMADRIVVMKDGYIQQVDTPQMLYDNPVNMFVAGFIGAPQMNMLPVAVERDGQNWVGRFHETVFPLIVGDKADRLAPYEGKEIILGLRPENFHESQPHDIAPEFTCPFTALVDLAEPMGAEIHLNMTAHGHDMIARVSPRCAAKDGEAIDLIADLVNPHLFDKETEQSILY
- a CDS encoding glycoside hydrolase family 2 TIM barrel-domain containing protein yields the protein MPLKPNIDWLFDPETFAVNRLDPVSDHIAWPSAETAREGAENPLRQSLSGRWAFKLAANSAKRPQGFEKRDFDFSGWDSIEVPGYMQLQDFGENQYVNTQYPWDGIEALRPPAVPEANLVGSYLRDFIFEKRAGTGRVVLTFDGVETAFFVWLNGVFVGYSEDSFTPARFDITDLLEEGGNRLAVEVFQRSSASWIEDQDFWRLTGIFRDVWLEQQPALHLEDLFVTTDLADDYASAKLRLRMRLAPARKGGTVEVALSDETGETVVGKKRFEAAEEMDLAFDIAEPKLWSAEAPNLYDLAITLIDAAGQTVEFIPERVGFRRFEVIDRVMHLNGERIVFNGVNRHEFNPVRGRAVTYEDMLFDVRFFKRNNINAVRTSHYPNQSAFYRLCDEYGLYVIDEANLESHGSWQKDGAVEPSWVVPGDRAEWRAAVLDRARSMLERDKNHASILIWSCGNESFGGSVIFDMSNWFRERDPSRLVHYEGIFHDRRFDGTSDMESRMYAKPQDVEAWLKNNPQKPFILCEYTHAMGNSCGGMHLYTDLIDKYPHYQGGFIWDYIDQALALGDGVSDRRLGLGGDFDDRPSDYTFCADGIVTAWREETPKVQEVRALYQPFDITPARNAVTIRNRNLFVSSSACLLNVRLLKEGVAVFSATLEPEIAAGETATLPLDLPGDLSSGEYAVQASLCLKQKTAWAEAGHETAFGEHIFTIEGEPKVAAPVPLKLTRGDLHLGIEAPRYFALFSEAFGGMTSLKAGGIEFMRRPPRLTFWRAMTDNDRGRNHGFEHAIWQTAGLYAKRGPVDVDISGAEPVVRYRFPLPGLPVMPEVAYRVGRDGLIHVTADFPGGQGLPDLPIFGLQFTLPPALDRFRYYGLGPDENYADRCRGARLGIFARSVVDNVSPYCVPQECGNRMGTRFAEVTDEAGGGLRFTAEGAPFEFNALPYGTMELETAERPEDLPPVTKTVVTIAARQMGVGGDDSWGSPVHEPYRIASHKPLSLAFSVAPIGV
- a CDS encoding galactokinase; translation: MSDTVFLRETFAERFGGSPRFFRAPGRVNLIGEHTDYNDGFVMPAALEFQAEAAAAARQDRIITIHSLNNGRSAEIDLDAEANAPRGDWTDYAFGVAVMIEKAGTTLKGADILVSSSVPVGSGLSSSAALEVVTGYALLSLSGYAVDTVELAKICQKAENEYVGMRCGIMDQFISCNGVHDHALMIDCRSLERKPVPIDPKARIVVANSMVHHALADGEYNKRRQSCEEGVRLLQPVLGDIQALRDVSFDALEEHRDLLPEATYRRCRHIVTENGRVLAAAEVLERGDLDAFGRLMNASHVSMRDDYEISCAEVDKLVEIAQSQPGVFGARMTGGGFGGCVVSLVAAGAVDDFVEKVRAAYFEASGHTSDIFACAPQDGAGPLF
- a CDS encoding UDP-glucose--hexose-1-phosphate uridylyltransferase, whose translation is MNAFSDHPHRRYNPLSGDWVLVSPHRAKRPWQGQVEDAATQEMPAHDPDCYLCPGNTRVNGEKNPYYTGTYVFDNDFAALTEHAPKERFEDGLLLAEGESGICRVICFSPRHDLTLARMAVADIAKVVDTWVAQYEELGVHPDINHVQIFENRGAMMGCSNPHPHGQIWASRSLPNEAAKETENQRAYYEKHGKPLLIAYLEQELALGERILFENEGFVVLVPYWAVWPFETMVLPKRHIRSMEEMTEKEREELAEALSKVTVRYDNLFKTSFPYSMGFHQRPTDGDDHDEWVMHAHFLPPLLRSATVKKFMVGFELLGSPQRDLTPEQAADRLRALSEVHYLND
- a CDS encoding glycoside hydrolase family 88 protein gives rise to the protein MTIYQKDFAVQPISDTEIADAIAAAVAQVRRNLPEFTYRQQNHSSVANFYPAIDNDQWTCGFWPGEIWLAYELTGDRVFQHAAQIQVQSFLHRIENKIEVDHHDMGFLYSPTCVAAWKLVGDEDGRKAAILAADQLIARFHEVGGFIQAWGAMGARENYRYIIDCLLNLPLLYWASRETDDGKYRDIARIHAATTLANSFREDGSTYHTFFMDPETGGPVKGVTVQGYRDDSDWARGQAWSVYGLALSYRYDPKPEYAAMFRKALDFFMTRLPADMVPYWDMIFSDGDDEPRDSSSASIVACGLLEMADILGGAEAAAYRDIARRFVKSLADNYAVKDPAVSNGLVLHGTYSKKTPYNTCTPEGVDECVSWGDYYYLEALTRLSRNWSSYW
- a CDS encoding sugar ABC transporter substrate-binding protein, with amino-acid sequence MKNLLKLTLLATVGLMPLAAQAQEKTTINWALWDWDATAYYQPIIDAFEAKYPDITVEHTDLGSADFSTMLMTQLSGGGSDLDVVQVKDIPGYANLVKANLLAPLNDDIAENGIDTKAYGGLIEALTVDGNVYALPFRSDVWILYYNKDLFDEAGVEYPTNDMTWDEFAEKARALTSGFGANKTYGGLFHTWRSTVQLPCIMDGEHTLDGGSYEFLQSCYERVLSLQEDGAVPSYAQLKTSGTHYSGPFYNGAVAMLPMGSWFIGTQIQKVQSGESLATNWGIARYPHMEGVEAGTTAATVTSIGVAANSENKDAAMKFANFIAGPEGAKVIAETGTFPALMTDEVLATITSKDGFPTDETSKGALKTVQSYLEMPVNLKAADIEVVLNRAHDNIMTDNISVEDGLTNMDEGVQQELGK